A genome region from Bacillaceae bacterium IKA-2 includes the following:
- a CDS encoding RNA polymerase sigma factor: protein MGKLLTDKELIAEIKLGSQSAMEVFVKRYYKMAYSFIYRKVTDKDIASDLTQEVLMKMLKKINSYSDKGEFKNWLLTIASNHCRDFFKSKEFRHFSNLKELNDNHSTEEDVTFIFNNNEKRRTIKTALQCLPDFQSEVIILKYYHDLKIKEIADVTKTSESTVKSRLKQGISKLKIFLRKDDFYEENRK from the coding sequence GTGGGAAAATTGCTAACAGATAAAGAGTTAATTGCTGAAATTAAGTTAGGAAGTCAATCAGCCATGGAAGTATTTGTAAAACGCTACTACAAGATGGCATATTCTTTTATTTATAGAAAAGTAACAGATAAAGATATTGCCAGCGATTTGACACAGGAAGTTCTGATGAAAATGCTAAAAAAAATAAACTCTTATTCAGACAAGGGAGAATTCAAAAATTGGTTGCTTACTATCGCATCGAACCATTGTCGGGACTTTTTCAAATCAAAAGAGTTTAGGCACTTTTCCAACTTAAAAGAACTTAATGATAATCACAGCACTGAAGAGGATGTTACCTTTATATTCAATAACAATGAAAAAAGAAGAACGATAAAAACGGCACTTCAATGTTTGCCCGACTTCCAAAGTGAAGTGATTATTTTAAAATACTATCACGACTTAAAAATCAAGGAAATTGCAGATGTAACAAAAACAAGTGAATCAACAGTTAAATCACGATTGAAACAAGGAATATC
- a CDS encoding collagenase encodes MKIFRTLIIVLMVLIAAIAMGTIYKHLPSNTVSDYSFTDRYPVIENNHINFFYHPDTKEEVIEMIDKLSILHDLETEIFGETLPKVEPLEVIIVLQNTDDYNQAIKNYDSNVGGLYYRSDKRIVIFKEDVSNLSFAIETFAHEYGHYLFDLFLTKENISIDEVPQWFEEGICEYIRLQTVNTISFPGNTEDPPPFSKLHTPGDWRKYSFDFDVYYIARSAINYLVQQHGGKDVLSKILLNISEASTFENSFEESIGITLNELHRLLFQKKDELRNARLAQQNGDYDIAESIFLDIIAQYPDDEIALRGLAFMYEDLSRWEDALTIRLQLIERFPEFSNEFLYLSFLLTLFDRNEALEMSKQALELTKLDSIYDTKIVETWIDDLTKYNELIKINKYSDAYQHLLGNEQLSMNKSIVVALAEQMENEQLEIE; translated from the coding sequence TTGAAAATCTTTCGCACTCTTATCATTGTATTAATGGTCCTTATTGCTGCCATAGCCATGGGAACTATTTATAAACATTTACCTAGCAATACTGTTTCTGATTATTCATTTACAGATCGTTACCCTGTTATTGAAAATAATCATATTAATTTCTTTTACCATCCTGACACAAAAGAAGAAGTGATTGAAATGATCGATAAACTTAGTATCCTTCATGATCTAGAAACTGAAATATTCGGAGAAACACTTCCTAAAGTAGAACCATTAGAGGTTATCATTGTTCTTCAAAATACAGATGACTACAATCAAGCAATAAAAAATTATGATAGCAATGTAGGTGGATTATATTATAGAAGTGATAAAAGAATCGTGATTTTTAAAGAGGATGTCTCAAACTTATCTTTCGCGATTGAAACATTTGCTCACGAATACGGACACTACCTTTTTGATTTGTTTTTAACGAAAGAAAATATTTCAATTGATGAAGTACCTCAATGGTTTGAAGAAGGGATTTGTGAATATATTCGTTTACAAACTGTAAATACGATATCGTTTCCTGGAAATACAGAAGATCCCCCACCATTTTCAAAATTACATACGCCTGGAGATTGGAGAAAATATTCATTTGATTTTGATGTATATTATATAGCCCGAAGTGCCATAAACTATCTTGTTCAACAACATGGAGGGAAGGATGTCTTATCAAAAATTCTACTAAATATATCAGAAGCCTCGACCTTTGAAAATTCTTTTGAAGAGAGTATAGGCATTACATTAAATGAATTACATAGATTATTATTTCAAAAAAAAGATGAGCTTCGAAATGCAAGATTGGCTCAACAAAATGGAGACTATGATATCGCTGAAAGTATTTTTTTAGACATCATCGCCCAATATCCTGATGATGAAATAGCTTTGCGAGGACTTGCTTTTATGTATGAAGACTTGAGCAGATGGGAAGATGCACTCACAATAAGGCTTCAGCTAATAGAACGTTTTCCTGAATTTTCTAATGAATTCTTATATTTATCATTTCTGCTTACTTTATTTGATAGAAACGAAGCCTTGGAAATGTCAAAACAAGCTTTGGAATTAACTAAACTAGATTCAATCTACGATACAAAAATTGTAGAAACGTGGATAGATGATTTAACAAAGTATAATGAATTAATCAAGATTAATAAATATTCAGATGCATACCAACATTTACTTGGAAATGAACAGCTATCAATGAACAAATCAATAGTTGTCGCTTTAGCAGAGCAAATGGAAAATGAGCAATTGGAAATTGAATAA
- a CDS encoding YitT family protein, with translation MKKLFDYILLTFGSIIVAIGLELILAPNGLVDGGVTAIAIMTKALWNIPIWLVFILLNIPSLIIAGKYMGKKFVIRTLFANVVTSVALIYFAPFPAITSSEVLIVLYGGLLLGVGIGLVVKAGGAIDGSEMIAIWMNKKYGISISKFLLAINAIILSIAAIVFSLEKAMFSIAVFFIVAKVIDFILDGINQGKSVMIISSKPEEIGQKIIEELGISITYLNGVGGYTGDQIQLIYCITDRLMYPKLKELVLSIDSSAILEASFVTETTGVKRKPLSVENN, from the coding sequence ATGAAGAAATTATTTGATTACATTTTATTAACTTTCGGCTCAATTATTGTCGCCATAGGACTTGAATTAATTCTAGCCCCTAATGGATTAGTTGATGGTGGGGTTACTGCAATCGCAATTATGACAAAAGCTTTATGGAACATACCTATATGGTTAGTATTTATATTGTTAAACATACCTTCCTTAATTATTGCCGGTAAGTATATGGGGAAGAAGTTTGTTATACGTACATTATTTGCAAATGTCGTTACGTCAGTAGCTTTAATCTATTTTGCACCATTTCCAGCTATAACATCGTCTGAAGTTCTAATTGTACTATACGGGGGACTTTTACTTGGGGTGGGAATTGGTTTAGTCGTGAAGGCTGGTGGCGCGATTGACGGGTCTGAAATGATCGCCATCTGGATGAATAAAAAATACGGGATATCCATAAGCAAATTCTTATTAGCAATAAACGCTATTATTCTCTCAATAGCAGCAATTGTATTTTCGTTAGAAAAAGCCATGTTTTCGATTGCAGTTTTTTTTATTGTCGCAAAAGTAATTGATTTTATTTTAGATGGCATAAACCAGGGTAAATCAGTGATGATTATTTCAAGTAAACCAGAAGAGATTGGTCAAAAAATAATTGAGGAGTTAGGAATTTCAATTACCTATCTAAATGGAGTTGGGGGCTATACCGGCGATCAAATACAACTAATATATTGCATTACAGATAGGCTCATGTACCCAAAACTTAAAGAATTAGTTTTATCAATTGATTCCTCTGCAATATTAGAAGCATCCTTTGTGACAGAAACAACCGGTGTGAAAAGAAAACCATTGAGTGTAGAAAATAATTAA
- a CDS encoding tyrosine-type recombinase/integrase, producing MEFVEAIRERHKIKEIKEILLIRSKRDYLLFTLGINTGLKISDLLKIKKHEIIDDDNIIKEYLVADIDKDIRLHYLNKQVKQAIEVYIETVPFLSGDDHLFKSKKGDSPITRQQAYRIINSVAKDVGIQSKIGTHTLRKTFGYHAYCGGVAVSILQKIFHHSSKRDTMKYIGIEKDEHITTKIDVNL from the coding sequence ATGGAATTTGTTGAGGCTATTAGAGAACGTCATAAAATTAAGGAGATAAAAGAGATCTTGCTTATCCGCTCAAAGAGAGATTATCTTTTATTTACTTTAGGGATAAACACCGGATTAAAAATTAGTGATTTGTTAAAAATTAAGAAACATGAAATCATCGATGATGATAATATAATTAAGGAATATTTGGTAGCAGATATTGACAAGGATATTCGCTTGCATTACCTAAATAAGCAGGTAAAACAAGCCATTGAAGTTTACATAGAAACAGTTCCTTTCCTATCGGGGGATGATCACTTGTTTAAATCCAAAAAAGGAGATTCTCCAATTACTCGACAACAAGCCTATCGAATAATAAATTCAGTTGCAAAAGATGTAGGGATACAATCAAAAATTGGTACTCATACGTTACGAAAAACATTTGGATATCATGCGTATTGTGGCGGCGTAGCTGTTTCCATTTTGCAGAAAATATTTCATCATTCTTCAAAAAGAGACACGATGAAATATATTGGGATTGAAAAAGACGAACATATCACTACCAAAATTGATGTAAATTTATAA